One genomic region from Mesorhizobium terrae encodes:
- a CDS encoding succinate dehydrogenase iron-sulfur subunit, with product MVELALPKNSQVKEGKTWPKPEGATNLREYRIYRWSPDDGENPSIDTYFVDMDDCGPMVLDALLYIKNKIDPTLTLRRSCREGICGSCAMNIDGSNTLACTKGCDDISGAVKVYPLPHMPVVKDLVPDLTNFYAQHRSIEPWLKTVSPEPAKEWLQSHEDRQKLDGLYECILCACCSTSCPSYWWNGDRYLGPATLLQAYRWLIDSRDEAKGERLDNLEDPFRLYRCHTIMNCAQTCPKGLNPAKAIAEIKKMMVERRV from the coding sequence ATGGTCGAACTCGCACTCCCCAAGAATTCGCAGGTCAAAGAGGGCAAGACCTGGCCGAAGCCGGAAGGCGCCACGAACCTGCGCGAATACCGCATCTACCGCTGGTCACCGGACGATGGCGAGAACCCCAGCATCGACACCTATTTCGTCGACATGGACGATTGCGGGCCGATGGTTCTGGATGCGCTGCTCTACATCAAGAACAAGATCGACCCGACGCTGACTTTGCGCCGTTCCTGCCGCGAAGGCATCTGCGGCTCCTGCGCTATGAACATCGACGGATCCAACACGCTGGCTTGCACCAAGGGCTGCGACGACATTTCCGGCGCCGTGAAAGTCTACCCGCTGCCGCACATGCCGGTGGTGAAGGACCTCGTGCCCGACCTCACCAATTTCTACGCGCAGCACCGCTCGATCGAGCCCTGGCTGAAGACCGTGTCGCCGGAGCCGGCGAAGGAATGGCTGCAGAGCCATGAGGACCGCCAGAAGCTTGACGGGCTTTATGAGTGCATCCTGTGCGCCTGCTGCTCGACCTCGTGCCCGAGCTATTGGTGGAACGGCGACCGCTATCTCGGTCCCGCGACGCTGCTGCAGGCCTATCGCTGGCTGATCGATTCCCGGGACGAAGCCAAGGGTGAACGCCTCGACAATCTCGAGGATCCGTTCCGTCTGTACCGCTGCCACACCATCATGAACTGCGCGCAGACTTGCCCGAAGGGTCTTAACCCGGCCAAGGCGATCGCCGAGATCAAGAAGATGATGGTGGAGAGAAGGGTCTGA
- a CDS encoding YceH family protein: MSSEDFPHLNALEVRVLGCLMEKQLLTPDVYPLTLNALQSATNQKTSREPVMALEPVDISRTLKSLEEKGLARRMMASRADRYEQMASRKFSLTTPQSALVAMLLLRGPQTLNELQTRTDRMANFGSAEAVQTELDMLVGRRPPLVKEIGRAPGQREDRFAHLLSGDVDVSSIPAPAARAAAPAGSALSELEERVRTLEEDVAALKARLDAVGA, encoded by the coding sequence ATGTCCAGTGAAGACTTCCCTCACCTCAACGCTCTCGAAGTCCGCGTACTCGGATGCCTGATGGAAAAGCAGCTTCTGACGCCAGACGTCTATCCGCTGACGTTGAACGCGCTGCAATCCGCGACCAACCAGAAGACCTCGCGCGAACCGGTGATGGCATTGGAGCCGGTCGACATCAGCCGAACCTTGAAGTCGCTTGAGGAGAAGGGGCTGGCGCGGCGGATGATGGCATCGCGCGCCGACCGCTACGAGCAGATGGCTTCACGAAAATTCAGCCTGACGACCCCGCAAAGCGCGCTGGTCGCCATGCTGCTTCTGCGCGGGCCGCAGACGCTCAACGAATTGCAGACCCGCACTGATCGCATGGCCAATTTCGGTTCGGCCGAAGCGGTACAAACCGAACTCGACATGCTGGTCGGCCGGCGCCCACCGCTGGTGAAGGAGATCGGCCGTGCGCCGGGTCAGCGCGAGGATCGTTTCGCGCATCTGCTTTCGGGCGATGTCGATGTGTCGTCGATTCCGGCTCCGGCCGCGCGTGCCGCCGCGCCTGCCGGTTCGGCCCTGAGTGAACTGGAAGAACGCGTGCGTACGCTTGAAGAGGACGTGGCGGCGCTCAAGGCGCGGCTCGATGCCGTAGGCGCATAA
- a CDS encoding NAD(P)-binding domain-containing protein — MAEQQAASTNTIFKVDIVVIGAGQAGLSSAYHLGRLGLAVGRQFLVLDRNPTPGGAWQHRWPSLTLSTVNRLHDLPGMQFSEAVDTSSGEARASVAVPEYFAAYERKFELPVYRPVTVKVVCERSGRLRIETDREMFSARGIINATGTWETPVIPDYPGAAQFTGRQLHSHDYRTPDEFAGQHVIVVGGGISALQHLDEISKVAGTTWVTRHEPRFRDTPFVQEDGRAAVAMVEDRVRRGLVPGSVVSVTGIPLTPALRAARERGVLKRLPMFSEITEDGVLWPDGSMQKADVILWATGFRSSLDHLAPLQLREDNGGIVMTGRLATEVKKDPRIHLVGYGPSASTIGANRAGGAAARELAAHLGLI; from the coding sequence GTGGCCGAGCAGCAGGCCGCTTCGACAAACACAATCTTCAAGGTCGACATCGTCGTCATCGGCGCGGGCCAGGCGGGCCTGTCGTCGGCCTATCATCTCGGCAGGCTGGGCCTCGCCGTCGGGCGGCAGTTCCTCGTGCTGGACAGGAATCCGACACCAGGTGGTGCCTGGCAGCACCGCTGGCCGTCTCTGACGCTCAGCACCGTCAATCGCCTGCACGATCTGCCCGGCATGCAGTTTTCCGAAGCCGTCGACACCTCCAGCGGCGAAGCCAGGGCATCCGTGGCGGTGCCCGAATATTTTGCCGCCTATGAACGCAAGTTCGAGCTGCCGGTCTATCGCCCCGTCACCGTCAAGGTCGTCTGCGAGCGGTCCGGACGGCTGCGGATCGAGACGGACCGCGAGATGTTCTCGGCGCGCGGTATCATCAATGCCACGGGAACCTGGGAGACGCCCGTCATTCCCGATTATCCCGGCGCGGCGCAGTTCACGGGCCGGCAACTTCACTCACACGACTATCGCACCCCGGACGAATTCGCGGGACAGCATGTGATCGTCGTGGGCGGTGGGATTTCGGCGCTGCAGCATCTGGACGAGATTTCCAAGGTGGCGGGCACGACATGGGTGACCCGCCACGAACCGCGCTTCCGGGACACGCCCTTCGTGCAGGAAGACGGCCGCGCGGCCGTCGCCATGGTCGAGGACAGGGTCAGGCGCGGACTGGTTCCGGGGTCGGTGGTTTCCGTCACCGGCATCCCGCTCACGCCGGCTTTGCGTGCCGCCAGGGAGCGCGGTGTGTTGAAACGCTTGCCGATGTTCAGCGAGATCACCGAAGATGGCGTGCTGTGGCCGGACGGTTCGATGCAGAAGGCCGACGTCATCTTGTGGGCGACGGGGTTCCGCAGCTCGCTCGATCATCTGGCGCCGCTGCAGCTGCGCGAGGACAATGGCGGTATCGTCATGACCGGACGGCTGGCGACAGAGGTGAAGAAGGACCCTCGCATCCATCTGGTCGGCTACGGCCCGTCGGCCTCCACCATCGGAGCGAACAGGGCCGGCGGTGCCGCGGCCCGAGAGCTTGCAGCCCATCTCGGTTTGATCTGA
- a CDS encoding OsmC family protein, translating into MDRTAKAVWKGNLKEGGGTIDTQSGALKATPYSFKTRFEDESGRSGTNPEELIAAAHAGCYAMQLSHFLAENGTPAAKLEASAAVKLTPGTGITESNITLVGDVPGIDAAKFQELAAKAKAECPVSRALGAIKISLDAKLA; encoded by the coding sequence ATGGACCGCACTGCAAAAGCCGTCTGGAAAGGCAATCTGAAGGAGGGTGGCGGCACCATCGACACCCAGAGCGGCGCGCTCAAGGCCACGCCCTATTCGTTCAAGACGCGTTTCGAGGATGAAAGCGGCAGGTCCGGCACCAATCCCGAGGAACTGATCGCGGCTGCCCATGCCGGCTGTTACGCCATGCAGCTTTCGCATTTCCTCGCCGAAAACGGCACGCCGGCGGCGAAGCTGGAAGCCAGCGCCGCGGTTAAGCTCACCCCCGGCACCGGCATCACCGAGAGCAACATCACGCTTGTCGGCGACGTTCCCGGCATCGATGCCGCAAAATTCCAGGAGCTGGCCGCCAAGGCCAAGGCCGAATGCCCGGTCTCGCGCGCGCTTGGCGCGATCAAGATTTCGTTGGACGCCAAACTGGCCTGA
- a CDS encoding YciI family protein has protein sequence MQYICLVYHEESALHALSAEAGRTLDADSLAYDVALEKSGHLVMAQALQSVKTAKVVRKRKGKTLVTDGPFAETKEQLLGFVMIEARDLDEALAIAADIPLAAMGMVEVRAIYDIPVP, from the coding sequence ATGCAATATATCTGTCTAGTCTATCACGAGGAATCGGCGTTGCATGCGCTTTCAGCCGAGGCGGGCAGAACGCTCGACGCCGACTCGCTCGCTTATGACGTGGCACTGGAAAAGAGCGGCCATCTGGTCATGGCGCAGGCGCTGCAATCGGTGAAGACGGCCAAGGTGGTGCGCAAGCGCAAGGGCAAGACGCTGGTGACCGACGGTCCGTTCGCCGAAACCAAGGAACAGCTGCTCGGCTTCGTGATGATCGAGGCGCGCGATCTCGACGAGGCACTCGCCATTGCAGCCGACATCCCGCTGGCGGCGATGGGCATGGTGGAGGTGCGTGCGATCTACGACATTCCGGTGCCCTGA
- a CDS encoding YbaK/EbsC family protein — MSLESVRAFFAAKAPDIEVIVTEASSATVALAAQAHGVEPDQIAKTICLRVGDTAMLVVAAGTARLDNRKFKDRFGGKARMLEAEEVVALTSHPVGGVCAFGLPTPLPVYCDVSLKAFDEVVPAAGATNAAVRLNPDRMAALVGAEWVDVCQAPAPAIQG, encoded by the coding sequence ATGAGCCTTGAATCCGTTCGCGCCTTCTTCGCCGCCAAAGCCCCGGACATCGAAGTCATCGTCACCGAGGCAAGCTCGGCGACTGTAGCCCTTGCCGCTCAAGCACATGGCGTCGAACCGGACCAGATCGCCAAAACGATCTGCCTCAGGGTCGGCGATACGGCCATGCTGGTCGTTGCCGCCGGCACGGCGCGGCTCGACAACCGCAAGTTCAAGGACCGGTTCGGCGGCAAGGCACGCATGCTGGAGGCCGAAGAGGTCGTCGCCCTCACCAGCCATCCGGTCGGCGGCGTCTGCGCCTTCGGCCTGCCGACACCGCTGCCGGTCTATTGCGATGTCTCGCTGAAAGCCTTCGACGAGGTGGTGCCGGCCGCCGGCGCCACCAATGCCGCGGTACGGCTCAATCCCGACCGCATGGCGGCGCTCGTCGGTGCCGAATGGGTCGATGTTTGCCAGGCACCGGCACCCGCGATCCAGGGCTGA
- a CDS encoding ubiquinone biosynthesis hydroxylase: protein MASKRESEASQNTRLDVLIAGAGYVGLAAAVSLKQARPALRVAIVDAAPAGVWQKDGRASAIAAAASRMLDQLGVWAEIAPGAQAITEMIVTDSRTADPVRPVFLTFDGEIAPGEPFAHMVANRDLNGALRRQADKLGIDLIEGVAVQSFDAGGGGLTVHLADGAALRARLLVAADGVNSKLRDMAGIKTVKWEYGQSGIVCTVAHERPHNGRAEEHFLPAGPFATLPLKPDKDGTNRSSIVWTERTDDARKLVEGDDLVFEMELEQRFGLKLGEIRAVDKPRAWPLGLTLARDFVAPRIALAGDAAHGIHPIAGQGLNLGFKDVAALAEVIVEADRLGQDIGALDVLERYQQWRRFDTMQMGVTTDVLNRLFSNDIAPLRAVRDIGLGIVERMPRLKEFFIRQASGLGGDTPRLLKGEAI from the coding sequence ATGGCGTCGAAACGCGAATCGGAAGCGTCTCAGAACACGCGGCTCGACGTACTGATCGCCGGCGCCGGTTATGTCGGATTGGCCGCGGCCGTCTCGCTGAAACAGGCGCGCCCGGCTCTGCGGGTCGCGATCGTCGATGCGGCGCCTGCTGGCGTATGGCAGAAGGACGGCCGCGCCTCGGCGATCGCCGCCGCCGCCTCGCGCATGCTCGACCAACTCGGCGTCTGGGCCGAGATCGCGCCAGGAGCCCAAGCAATCACCGAGATGATCGTGACGGATTCGCGCACCGCCGATCCCGTGCGGCCGGTCTTCCTGACGTTCGACGGCGAGATCGCCCCGGGCGAGCCGTTCGCCCATATGGTCGCCAATCGCGACCTTAATGGCGCGCTGCGTCGCCAGGCGGACAAGCTGGGCATCGACCTGATCGAGGGCGTGGCCGTGCAATCCTTCGATGCCGGCGGGGGCGGCCTTACCGTCCACTTGGCCGATGGCGCGGCGCTGCGCGCCCGCTTGCTGGTTGCCGCCGACGGCGTCAACTCGAAGCTGCGCGACATGGCCGGCATCAAGACGGTGAAGTGGGAGTACGGCCAGTCCGGCATTGTCTGCACGGTGGCGCATGAACGACCCCACAACGGCCGCGCCGAAGAGCATTTCCTGCCGGCCGGGCCTTTCGCCACCTTGCCGCTGAAACCGGACAAGGATGGCACCAACCGTTCGTCCATCGTCTGGACCGAGCGCACCGACGATGCCCGCAAACTGGTCGAGGGCGACGATCTGGTCTTCGAGATGGAGCTGGAGCAACGCTTCGGCCTGAAGCTCGGCGAAATCCGCGCTGTCGACAAGCCGCGCGCCTGGCCACTCGGCCTGACGCTTGCCCGCGACTTCGTGGCGCCGCGCATAGCGCTGGCGGGCGATGCGGCGCATGGCATCCACCCGATCGCCGGGCAGGGTTTGAACCTCGGCTTCAAGGATGTCGCCGCGCTTGCGGAGGTCATCGTCGAGGCGGATCGGCTCGGCCAGGACATCGGCGCGCTTGATGTGCTCGAACGCTACCAGCAGTGGCGCCGCTTCGACACCATGCAGATGGGCGTCACCACCGATGTTCTGAACCGGCTGTTCTCCAACGACATCGCGCCGCTGCGCGCCGTGCGCGACATCGGGCTCGGTATCGTCGAGCGCATGCCGAGGCTGAAGGAGTTCTTCATCCGCCAGGCATCGGGTCTTGGCGGCGATACGCCCCGACTGCTCAAGGGCGAGGCAATATAA
- the tesB gene encoding acyl-CoA thioesterase II has product MTQAMNELLGILDLEKLEDNLFRGRSPQTDWQRVFGGQTIAQALVAAQRTVDADRHVHSLHGYFMRPGDTKLPIVYEVDRIRDGSSFTTRRVVAVQHGHAIFSLEASFQLDEGGLEHQVPMPHGIPEPDTLMTQRDLLEKFGEAVPEGIKRYWQRERPIEMRPIMLKHYTSRERLEPKQNIWIRTTGPVPNDRAMQAAVLAYLSDMTLLDTSTFAHGRAIFDRDIQAASLDHSMWFHRSHPLDDWILYTQDSPSTQGARGFTRGSLFARDGTLIASVAQEGLIRLKRSPTE; this is encoded by the coding sequence ATGACGCAAGCCATGAATGAGCTTCTCGGCATTCTCGACCTGGAAAAGCTGGAAGACAATCTGTTCCGTGGTCGCAGCCCGCAAACCGACTGGCAGCGCGTGTTCGGCGGCCAGACGATCGCGCAGGCGCTGGTTGCCGCGCAGCGCACCGTCGACGCCGATCGGCACGTCCACTCCCTGCACGGCTATTTCATGCGGCCTGGCGACACAAAACTGCCGATCGTCTACGAGGTTGACCGCATTCGCGACGGTTCCTCCTTCACCACGCGGCGCGTCGTCGCCGTCCAGCATGGCCATGCCATCTTTTCGCTCGAAGCGTCGTTCCAGCTCGACGAAGGCGGGCTCGAGCACCAGGTTCCAATGCCGCATGGCATTCCCGAGCCCGACACGCTGATGACGCAGCGCGACCTGTTGGAGAAGTTCGGCGAAGCGGTGCCCGAGGGGATCAAGCGCTACTGGCAACGCGAACGGCCGATCGAAATGCGGCCGATCATGCTCAAGCACTACACCAGCCGGGAACGGCTGGAGCCAAAGCAGAATATCTGGATCCGCACGACCGGGCCGGTGCCGAACGACCGCGCGATGCAGGCCGCGGTGCTCGCCTATCTGTCGGACATGACGCTTCTCGACACATCCACCTTTGCCCATGGCCGGGCCATCTTCGACCGTGATATCCAGGCAGCCAGCCTCGATCATTCGATGTGGTTCCATCGCAGCCATCCGCTCGACGACTGGATCCTCTACACACAGGACAGTCCCTCGACCCAGGGTGCGCGCGGCTTCACGCGCGGCTCGCTGTTTGCCCGGGACGGCACGCTGATCGCCTCGGTGGCGCAGGAAGGCCTGATCCGCCTCAAGCGGTCGCCTACAGAATAG
- a CDS encoding P-II family nitrogen regulator, with protein sequence MKIVMAIIKPFKLDEVREALTAVGIQGLTVTEVKGYGRQKGHTEIYRGAEYAVSFLPKIKVEVAVATDLVDRAVEAITSAAKTGQIGDGKVFVFGIDQAVRIRTGETDTDAL encoded by the coding sequence ATGAAGATCGTGATGGCTATCATCAAGCCGTTCAAGCTGGACGAGGTGCGCGAGGCGCTCACCGCCGTCGGCATCCAGGGCCTGACCGTCACCGAAGTCAAAGGCTACGGGCGTCAGAAGGGGCACACGGAAATCTATCGCGGGGCGGAATATGCCGTCTCCTTCCTTCCAAAGATCAAGGTCGAGGTCGCCGTTGCGACCGACCTCGTCGACAGGGCGGTCGAGGCGATAACAAGCGCCGCCAAAACCGGCCAGATCGGCGACGGCAAGGTCTTCGTCTTCGGCATCGACCAGGCCGTGCGCATCCGCACCGGCGAAACAGACACCGACGCGCTGTGA
- a CDS encoding ammonium transporter codes for MNILPKLKTAGRVAPLTALVGLLGTLAAYAQTATPAPAAAAPTPTLDTGNTAWMLTSTALVLMMTIPGLALFYGGMVRKKNVLATIMQSFAICCLVTVLWFVVGYSLAFSDGGSWNSFIGGFSKVMHKGITVSTLWLPGVSNIPEFVFSMFQMTFAIITPALIAGAFAERMKFSALLLFSGLWLIFVYAPIAHWVWGGGFLGSAGVLDFAGGTVVHINAGVAGLVCALVLGKREGYGTVNMAPYNLVYAVIGASLLWVGWFGFNAGSELAADGLAGAAMMNTQVATAAAGLAWMFTEWLVAKKPSVLGIISGAVAGLVAVTPASGFVNPTGAFIIGIVAGIVCYFAAVKLKHALGYDDSLDAFGVHGIGGIIGALLTGVFADPAINALGKDASVAKQLYGIGFTILWTAVVSFVILHVVKALVGLRPSKQEEVEGLDVTLHGEVVQ; via the coding sequence ATGAATATTCTTCCCAAGCTGAAGACGGCAGGGCGCGTCGCGCCGCTGACTGCTCTCGTCGGGCTGCTGGGCACCCTCGCCGCCTATGCCCAAACCGCCACCCCGGCACCGGCTGCGGCCGCGCCGACGCCAACCCTGGACACCGGCAACACGGCGTGGATGCTGACCTCGACGGCCCTGGTCCTGATGATGACCATTCCAGGCCTCGCCCTGTTCTATGGCGGCATGGTGCGCAAGAAGAACGTGCTTGCCACCATCATGCAAAGCTTCGCGATCTGCTGCCTTGTCACGGTGTTGTGGTTCGTCGTCGGCTATTCGCTGGCCTTTTCCGACGGCGGTTCGTGGAACAGCTTCATCGGCGGCTTTTCGAAGGTGATGCACAAGGGCATCACGGTCTCGACGCTGTGGCTGCCGGGTGTCTCCAACATCCCGGAATTCGTCTTCTCGATGTTCCAGATGACGTTTGCCATCATCACGCCAGCGCTGATCGCCGGCGCCTTCGCCGAGCGCATGAAGTTCTCGGCGCTGCTTCTGTTCAGCGGTCTGTGGCTGATCTTCGTTTATGCGCCGATCGCCCATTGGGTCTGGGGCGGTGGGTTCCTCGGTTCGGCCGGCGTGCTGGACTTCGCGGGCGGTACGGTCGTCCACATCAATGCCGGCGTCGCCGGCCTGGTCTGCGCCCTGGTGCTCGGCAAGCGCGAGGGCTACGGAACCGTCAACATGGCGCCCTATAATCTCGTCTACGCGGTGATCGGCGCCTCGCTGCTGTGGGTCGGCTGGTTCGGCTTCAATGCGGGTTCCGAACTCGCGGCCGACGGCCTGGCCGGCGCTGCGATGATGAACACGCAGGTTGCCACCGCCGCCGCCGGCCTTGCCTGGATGTTCACGGAATGGCTTGTCGCCAAGAAGCCCTCGGTGCTGGGTATCATCTCGGGCGCCGTCGCCGGTCTTGTCGCGGTGACGCCGGCATCGGGCTTCGTCAATCCCACGGGCGCCTTCATCATCGGCATCGTGGCGGGCATCGTCTGCTACTTCGCCGCGGTGAAGCTCAAGCATGCGCTCGGCTACGACGATTCGCTCGATGCTTTCGGCGTGCACGGCATCGGCGGCATCATCGGTGCGCTGCTGACCGGTGTCTTCGCCGACCCGGCCATCAACGCGCTCGGCAAGGATGCTTCGGTTGCCAAGCAGCTCTACGGCATCGGTTTCACCATTCTCTGGACCGCGGTCGTCAGCTTCGTGATCCTCCATGTGGTCAAGGCTCTGGTCGGACTGCGTCCGAGCAAGCAGGAGGAGGTCGAGGGGCTGGACGTGACCCTGCACGGCGAAGTCGTGCAGTAG
- a CDS encoding DNA translocase FtsK translates to MRSGASAPLALTNTGHGFQAFLRRQAGRLVGGALFAFVAFGVAALATWNVADPSFSHATDNHVTNAMGYPGAVFSDLATQFFGLSAVAAVVPAIIWGFLLFSARGVDKLPRRGVSWFGFSLLAAGMAGCVVPPKTWPLPSGLGGVFGDMVLKVPGLFLGGYPTGVAASVIAILLVAPTLWLFAYGSGLIARSNGFAVIEEQEPKRRKAEEDRDSILFENEEDDDDNGGLLALGAITHWWLSFRAWMHRRAAAKRRQEEEEFDFAEMPARESAWRRAADRVESAELAEAHMSTTGRARVEPKFFAAMVNDRHVAVDPVAGGSAHADDYDNDGFDGADFERDEDDYPQSLPVAAPRAAAPAGASTQVRNFRSDAATRVEAPAPRPTQGARVQREAQTSLIAANSFEMPSLHFLSEPKSVVRDASLSKDALEQNARLLEGVLEDFGVKGEIIHVRPGPVVTLYELEPAPGIKSSRVIGLADDIARSMSAIAARVAVVPGRNAIGIELPNAKREMVYLREILASRDFEESKAKLALALGKTINGEPVIVDIAKMPHVLVAGTTGSGKSVAINTMILSLLYRLRPEECRLIMIDPKMLELSVYDGIPHLLTPVVTDPKKAVVALKWTVREMEDRYRKMSKVGVRNIDGFNQRVAQAEKKGEKISRTVQTGFDRQTGEAIYETENLDLEPMPYIVVIIDEMADLMMVAGKDIEGAVQRLAQMARAAGIHVIMATQRPSVDVITGTIKANFPTRISFQVTSKIDSRTILGEQGAEQLLGMGDMLYMAGGGRIQRVHGPFVADDEVEKVVQHLKLQGVPEYLDAITEDDEEDGDEPSGRGGSGGGGGNFDESDDPYDQAVAVVLRDGKASTSYIQRRLGIGYNRAASIIERMEKEGIVGAANHAGKREILVPTEDDKL, encoded by the coding sequence ATGCGTTCAGGGGCATCGGCACCGCTCGCGCTGACCAATACCGGGCACGGGTTCCAGGCGTTCCTGCGGCGGCAGGCCGGCCGGCTCGTCGGTGGGGCGCTGTTCGCCTTCGTCGCTTTCGGCGTGGCCGCGCTGGCTACCTGGAACGTTGCCGATCCTTCGTTCTCGCATGCCACCGACAATCACGTCACCAATGCGATGGGCTATCCTGGCGCGGTGTTCTCGGATCTGGCGACCCAGTTCTTCGGCCTGTCGGCGGTTGCCGCGGTGGTGCCGGCGATCATCTGGGGTTTCCTGCTGTTTTCGGCCCGCGGCGTCGACAAGCTGCCGCGCCGCGGCGTGTCCTGGTTCGGTTTCTCGCTGCTTGCCGCCGGCATGGCGGGTTGCGTGGTGCCGCCCAAGACCTGGCCGCTGCCGAGCGGTCTCGGTGGCGTCTTCGGCGACATGGTGCTGAAGGTGCCCGGTCTTTTCCTGGGCGGTTATCCGACCGGTGTCGCCGCCAGCGTCATTGCCATCCTGCTGGTCGCGCCGACGCTTTGGCTGTTTGCTTATGGTTCGGGGCTGATCGCGCGCAGCAACGGCTTTGCGGTCATTGAGGAGCAGGAGCCGAAGCGCCGCAAGGCGGAGGAAGATCGCGACTCGATCCTTTTCGAGAACGAGGAGGACGACGACGACAATGGCGGATTGCTGGCGCTCGGCGCCATCACCCATTGGTGGCTGTCGTTCCGCGCCTGGATGCATCGCCGCGCCGCCGCCAAGCGGCGCCAGGAGGAAGAGGAATTCGATTTCGCGGAAATGCCGGCGCGCGAAAGCGCGTGGCGCCGCGCCGCCGACCGTGTCGAATCGGCGGAACTCGCCGAAGCCCATATGAGCACGACCGGCCGCGCCCGTGTCGAGCCGAAGTTCTTCGCGGCGATGGTCAACGATCGCCATGTCGCGGTCGATCCCGTGGCCGGCGGCTCCGCCCATGCGGACGATTACGACAATGACGGTTTCGACGGCGCCGATTTCGAGCGCGACGAGGACGATTATCCGCAGAGCCTGCCCGTGGCCGCCCCGCGCGCCGCGGCGCCGGCCGGGGCCAGCACGCAGGTCCGCAACTTCCGTTCCGATGCCGCGACCCGTGTCGAGGCGCCGGCGCCCCGGCCCACCCAGGGCGCGCGCGTGCAGCGCGAGGCACAGACTTCGCTGATTGCCGCCAACAGTTTCGAAATGCCGTCGCTGCATTTCCTGTCGGAACCAAAGAGCGTGGTGCGCGACGCCAGCCTGTCCAAGGATGCGCTGGAACAGAATGCGCGACTGCTCGAAGGCGTTCTCGAGGATTTCGGCGTCAAGGGCGAGATCATCCATGTGCGGCCCGGCCCCGTCGTCACCCTCTACGAACTGGAGCCGGCGCCCGGCATCAAATCCAGCCGGGTCATCGGCTTGGCCGACGACATCGCCCGCTCGATGAGCGCGATCGCCGCCCGTGTCGCCGTCGTGCCCGGCCGCAACGCCATCGGCATCGAACTGCCCAACGCCAAGCGCGAAATGGTCTACCTGCGCGAAATCCTGGCCAGCCGCGATTTCGAGGAGAGCAAGGCCAAGCTGGCGCTGGCGCTCGGCAAGACGATCAATGGCGAGCCGGTCATCGTCGACATCGCCAAGATGCCGCACGTGCTGGTGGCCGGTACCACCGGTTCCGGCAAGTCGGTCGCCATCAACACCATGATCCTGTCGCTGCTCTACCGGCTGAGGCCGGAAGAATGCCGCCTCATCATGATCGATCCGAAGATGCTCGAATTGTCGGTCTATGACGGCATTCCGCATCTCCTCACGCCCGTCGTCACCGACCCGAAGAAGGCAGTGGTGGCGCTGAAATGGACGGTGCGGGAGATGGAAGACCGCTACCGCAAGATGTCCAAGGTCGGCGTGCGCAACATCGACGGCTTCAATCAGCGCGTGGCGCAGGCCGAGAAGAAGGGCGAGAAGATCTCGCGTACGGTGCAGACCGGCTTCGATCGCCAGACCGGCGAGGCGATCTACGAAACCGAGAATCTCGACCTCGAGCCGATGCCTTACATCGTCGTCATCATCGACGAGATGGCCGACCTGATGATGGTGGCCGGCAAGGATATCGAGGGCGCCGTCCAGCGCCTCGCCCAGATGGCGCGCGCGGCCGGCATCCACGTCATCATGGCGACGCAGCGCCCGTCGGTCGACGTCATCACCGGCACGATCAAGGCCAACTTCCCGACCCGTATCTCCTTCCAGGTGACGTCGAAGATCGACAGCCGCACCATCCTTGGCGAGCAGGGCGCCGAACAACTGCTCGGCATGGGCGACATGCTCTACATGGCCGGCGGCGGCCGCATCCAGCGCGTGCACGGCCCGTTCGTCGCCGACGACGAGGTCGAGAAGGTGGTGCAGCACCTGAAATTGCAGGGCGTGCCTGAATATCTCGACGCGATCACCGAGGACGACGAGGAGGATGGTGATGAACCGTCAGGCCGCGGCGGCTCAGGCGGCGGCGGTGGCAATTTCGACGAGTCCGACGACCCTTACGACCAGGCGGTCGCGGTGGTGCTGCGCGACGGCAAGGCCTCGACCAGCTACATCCAGCGGCGCCTCGGCATCGGCTACAACCGCGCTGCCTCGATCATCGAGCGGATGGAGAAGGAAGGCATCGTCGGTGCGGCCAACCACGCCGGCAAGCGCGAGATTCTGGTGCCGACGGAAGACGACAAGCTCTGA